The Torulaspora globosa chromosome 8, complete sequence genome segment ACGGCCAACGGCGATATACACCCACACACCCGAAAACCAGTTCCCGAACATCCGTAAACCAACTTTACAATAAGTTTTTCTCACGCCGCGAGATCGCGCGCCGTCGCGGCGTTCTGATCATCATTTTGGGGACTCACAGCTTCCGGGTCTCCAGCGCGGCTTGTCATTTGCCACTTTCCAGGATCCAGCTATTGGTATACGCTTAGGAGGGTTTTACACTATGCTATAAGCTAGTTGTAGGTGTTAATAGTGGCTCTACATTGTCGAAACTAGCTTTAAGTAAACCAACTAATCAAAATGGTACGTTAATTTCAGTTCCGACAGTGGCATTTCCCGGTCATACGGCCGATCTAAAGAGTTCTGTCTTACTAACAAATGGTTTTTCATTATAGGGTAAAGTTCACGGTTCTCTAGCTCGTGCTGGTAAGGTCAAGTCCCAAACTCCAAAGGTCGAAAAGCAagaaaagccaaagaagccaaagGGTCGTGCTTACAAGAGAATGTTGTACACCAGAAGATTTGTTAACGTCACTTTGACCAACGGTAAGAGAAGAATGAACCCAGGTCCATCTTCTCAATAAATCTGTTAGCTAGATTTGTTGTCACTCCTCATATAAATTTTCTACATAGGTTACTACTAAGCAATATGTTCATATATTGATAATCAGTGAGACGTCCCATCGTGGATCCGCCACGAAAACAGCAGGACGGAAATAGGCGATGAGCGAAGAGGTTATTGACCAGCAGAAGGTGACGGAGTTGGTTGCTTCGATTCGGGATCAATTCGTACTGCCTTATAGGGatgctgctgctttgaaagagattaAATCTTCCACGAGCTTTAAGGACTCGGATCCACTGACAGAGATCGGTAAGTTATCTCAGATAATCAAGGCTCATTCTACCAAGATCGGTATCATTTGCCAACCTTCCAAGTTCTTCGGCAACTATCCGGCAGTTTTTAAAGAGTTCCAGAGCTTTGCCAATGCGCTTTTCTATCTGCTAAGTGTGCTGCCTTTGATTCACGATGGAGACATGTGGGCTATGTACTTGGTCCAGAAGCTGGATTCTACAGTTATCAATCTACTGAATGGTGTGTCACAGCTGTGCGATGGGATCGACAAAATGATTAATGAGGGCAAAggcgatgacgaagatAGGCTTGCGTGCATCGGAATCCTGTGGACCGCTTGCGAATCACTTGAAGAGATCGCAAAGAAGGGCAATTTTCAATTGCTGGCTGATAATATTCGCAACAGTTGTGGTTTAGTCGACGACGTCCTCCAGGACGTCGACTCGTGGTTGCAAGATCCACATTTCGGCGCTGACTTACTGATAGATGACGACTTCAGTGACAATGAAGATAGGGAATCAGATAAAGAGggctctgatgatgaggTAGCAttggaaaagatggcagaattcttgaagctttggcAGACCaggctgaagatgatcaaacTACTTTTATCGTCATTCGCCAAGTCAATGGCCACCAATGTCTACAATGCAAAAAATACAAAAGCTTCTATCCTAGACAAGTTGAACGCGCTGCAGTCGTTGATCGTCGAGCAGTTAGACGAGCTTTTCTCTGATATATTCCTTTCTGACGCTTCGTTCTCGGAGGATGATTTCGCCAGCAGCGTGAGTTCATTGAATGATAGTTTGCGTCATATGGTCAAGGTAATCACAAAGCTAAACACTTCCGATGCGAAGAAGTTGAAATGGATACAAGTTTGGGAAACGAAATATTTCCCGAATTAACTGCTATGTAATTTTTAGTGTGACTTCGAATCATTACCAATCATCCCCGTTATCGTAATCGCCAGAACCAACCTTGGCCTTTCGTTGACTCAAGGCGGCCGCCAGAGCATCCGCTAATGATCCGCCGCCTGAGGGTGGTGGTCCCGATGGGCTGTTCGGTGCCACTGGTTTGCCTTGGGCctcctgcagcagcacaGATGGTCGATCGAGCTGAGATTTATCGACCTTCCTCAATGATCCTATGCCGCCAGCGCCTCGGATGGATGCAAGGAGAGCATCCCTCCCAACATCACCAGTCGTTTCTGCGAAACCTCCGTTGGAAGCTGGAGTCGTCACGGGGGGTAGAGGTGGTGGAGGTAGCGCTGAAGCGTTCTGCGGTTGagtcaagaaagaaggtGGAGGCGGGGGTGGCGCACTTGTAGTTTGTGCTGGCGCCATAGGAGGCGGAGGTGGTGGAGGAGGTGCGCTTGTGGCATGAACCGCTGATGATGCCTGTGCAGCAGGTGGAATGCTGTTAAATGTAGTTGGTGGAGTTGGCGGCGGAGGAGGTGATTGATAGCCGTTCTGACTCGGGAAACTGGTCTGCACTGGTGGCACTGTAGAGTGCTGTGGAAACGCTTGAGACGCGTTGGCCCTGGGAGGCGGAGGAGGGGCTGGGCCGCGTCTAGGAGGCGGCGGAGCAGGTGGACGTCCAGTTTGGTGTGTTGGCACCATATTCTGTGTCGCAGCCTGCGGTGTCACATTCCTGTGAGGAGGCAGTGGAGGAGGTGGACCATGCCTAGAGGCCGGGACCGGCGGAGCATTTCTAGTTGTTTTTCTTGGGGGTACAGGCACCGGACGGTTATTTCGAGCTGGAGGTGCAGGAACGGGCCTGGCAGGCGCTGAGAATGAATTGTTCTGAGCCGACTGCTGTGGTACGGGAAACGGAAAGGGATTATTCGCCTGCTGAGGAGCTGTATTGGGCAGCGGCACGGGGAATGGATTGGGGACATTAGTCGACGTGGGGATCGGGAACGGGTTATTGTCCCTACGGGGTAGGGTGGGTGACTGAGGTGCCGGAGCCGGCGCAGTGGGCCCCGACCCTGGTAATGATGTATCGGAAGGCGCTGGTGGTGCAACGGAGGCCGGGAGCGGAGGAACAGGATGTTTCATACGAGCCTGCGGTACTGGAGCTGCTGGTATCTCCGGAGCCGGCGCAGCAGGCGCTGGAGTTGTTGGCGCCGATACGGTCCAGTCGGAACGTGACTCGCCATCATCCTCGAAATCGCTTGATCCAGCAGTAGAAGATGCAGCCACGGGAGGTGGGGGCGGAGGCGCTTTGTGTTTGGTCTGCGGAATCGATTCAGCCTTCTCATAATCATACCTTTCCCTCTGTTGCCCGTAGAGGGACTCGCCTCGGGGACCATTGACGACTTGTGACGCCCTTTCTTGGttcactttcttggtcaGAGCAATTGCATTCTTGTTGGAAAGCGTCTTCTTGGACGCATACTTCTCCCGTTTCTGTATTCTCTTCAGGAAGTGGGACGCTTCGTTCAAATCTTCGAACAACAGACCCGCGTAACAATCCTCTATCTCAAAAGTGTGAAAGAAAGTTCGGTCTTGGTAGTATTCGAACTTTGCATACAACTCATGATCCCAAAGCACACCTCTATGTCCTTTGATATCCacaagcttcaagaaaaacgTGTGTCCCACTAAATCGTCAACCAGCACAATGACTCCGGACAGGCCCGTGTATTGCCACTCATTAGGATCCGGATATGCAACATAAAGTCTTGCTATGGCAAcatcgatgattttgttGGAAGACTTGGGCAGCGCCCTTTTGATCAGTTCTTTGTCCGTCGAGCTCAAAAGACCCATATCTCATCCACCATACAACAACCTCTGGCTAGTTCAGCCCAGTACAACACCAATGGCGGCTCTTGATGGCTCTCTTGAGCACTAGTCTATCTGTAGATCCGGTTGCCCCTTTCACTGTTGAAGATACAAGCTGTAAACGTCCAGAGTGATGTGCTGCTAACCAGCCTTACGCACTACGATCAGTAAGAAGGTCTAAACGGAGCCATTGGCCCGTCTGGATGGGCTCGCTGAGCTCGGCTGGTGTCAATTGCCCAGGCTACCTTCTTGGAGGTTTGTAGCTGCGTTGGTTGTCTAGCAAACGGAGCCAAGCCAGCCTGGAGCGAGCTTAGCTACGTTGCTCGCCAGTCAGAATGCAGAGCTCTCATGGCAATACTAGCATACGAGTTTTGGAGTTCTGGGACCGCTGCCATTGGTCGAGACCGCCTCCTGTGTCGACGTGTTTTGTcttgtcttcaagatggCTGGTCCTGTAAGCTCATCGTTAAGGTTTGAAACAAACAAACGAACGTAACCAAAACAAACAAACAAAGGAGAAGTCGAGCGCGGTCGGTGTCGTGTTGAAATGTAGTTTCGCGTTTTCTATTGTTTGGAAATGCTAGGGAGACGTTTTTGCTTATTTACCGTTGCCAGCAATGACGTTTGATACGCTGCTCGAGTCTGGCATGTGTTGTTTTAAGTTTCAGAAGTTTACGTGTGAATCGTCGCTATTTACAATGTTGTTGATCATTTGTTTACTCGATTGACGTAGAACCAGCACGCTGTGAAATTGAGGTCTCATTAACATTGTTAGTGTTCTTTCGGTTCGAGTGTATTTAAACAAACCATTGGTTGATGAGATTTAGGAGGCAGGTCTACCGTTCTTTTACAATTTTGGATCTGAATATCCCACAGTTTCTGTCTTAGCAAACCTATCGAGTCACTCATTTACTGCCACACCGGGCATTCAAAACTTTCCTTTCGTTTCAAACATTTAACCAACtgaagatcttcaaatgatcaaTTCATTCCTTTTCCAGATTTCGCTATTTTTCTTCACTCATTTAGCCTTTGGGTTTGACCTGCAATCCAAGCAAAACGTGGCATTGTACTGGGGCCAGAATTCCGCCGGTTCCCAGCAGTCGCTGGGGAGTTACTGCGAGTCGACTGATGCCGATATCTACCTATTGTCGTTCCTTTATCAATTTCCCACTATTGGTCTCGATTTCTCGAATGCCTGTACCACGTCCTTCTCTGACGGTGTGTTGCACTGCTCCCAGATTGCGCAAGACATTCAGAAGTGTCAATCTCTGGGTAAAAAAGTTTTACTCTCTTTGGGTGGTGCTTCTGGGGCATATGGCTTCTCAGATGAGAACTCGGCCAAGGCATTCGCACATACTTTATGGAACACTTTTGGTGAAGGTACTGGAGCTACTGAACGTCCTTTCGACTCATCCATCGTCGATGGTTTCGATTTTGACATTGAAAACAACAACGCTGTTGGATACGCCGCCCTGGTTAAGGAATTGAGGTCCCTGTTCGCGACCAGTACTAAGCAATACTACATATCTGCGGCTCCTCAATGTCCTTATCCTGACGCATCGGTTGGAGATATGTTGGAAAATGCGGACGTCGATTTTGCTTTCATTCAGTTTTACAACAATTACTGTAATGTTGGCAAGTCTTTCAACTGGGACACATGGCAAAACTATGCTCAAAGCGTGTCTCCAAACAAGAATATCAAGTTGTACCTGGGTTTGCCAGGCTCCGCTACTGCCGCCAGCACCGGTTACATTTCTGACCTATCTCTGCTAGAGGACACCATCTCGAAAGTCTCAGGCAGCGGTAATTTTGGTGGCGTCGCTATGTGGGACGCATCACAAGCTTTTTCCAACAAGATAGATGGCCAATCGTACGTGTCGCATGTTAAGAGCATTTTGAGCAAGTGCCTAGGCGGCTCTTCTACTACGACTTTGAGcccttcatcttcaaccGCCTCCTTTTTCACCACACCATCTTCCACCATATCATCCTCCACCACAAGCTCTTCTGCTACGGTTCTCACCACCGCAACCACTAGTGATGCTGTCAGAGGCTTGACCAccaagttcttgaccagTGCAACCGCCAGCTCAACAGCCTCAGTAAGCACAACCCATACAGATGCCAGGACTACGGTGTTATCAAACAATCCT includes the following:
- a CDS encoding uncharacterized protein (ancestral locus Anc_6.82): MSEEVIDQQKVTELVASIRDQFVLPYRDAAALKEIKSSTSFKDSDPLTEIGKLSQIIKAHSTKIGIICQPSKFFGNYPAVFKEFQSFANALFYLLSVLPLIHDGDMWAMYLVQKLDSTVINLLNGVSQLCDGIDKMINEGKGDDEDRLACIGILWTACESLEEIAKKGNFQLLADNIRNSCGLVDDVLQDVDSWLQDPHFGADLLIDDDFSDNEDRESDKEGSDDEVALEKMAEFLKLWQTRLKMIKLLLSSFAKSMATNVYNAKNTKASILDKLNALQSLIVEQLDELFSDIFLSDASFSEDDFASSVSSLNDSLRHMVKVITKLNTSDAKKLKWIQVWETKYFPN
- the LAS17 gene encoding actin-binding protein LAS17 (ancestral locus Anc_6.81), whose product is MGLLSSTDKELIKRALPKSSNKIIDVAIARLYVAYPDPNEWQYTGLSGVIVLVDDLVGHTFFLKLVDIKGHRGVLWDHELYAKFEYYQDRTFFHTFEIEDCYAGLLFEDLNEASHFLKRIQKREKYASKKTLSNKNAIALTKKVNQERASQVVNGPRGESLYGQQRERYDYEKAESIPQTKHKAPPPPPPVAASSTAGSSDFEDDGESRSDWTVSAPTTPAPAAPAPEIPAAPVPQARMKHPVPPLPASVAPPAPSDTSLPGSGPTAPAPAPQSPTLPRRDNNPFPIPTSTNVPNPFPVPLPNTAPQQANNPFPFPVPQQSAQNNSFSAPARPVPAPPARNNRPVPVPPRKTTRNAPPVPASRHGPPPPLPPHRNVTPQAATQNMVPTHQTGRPPAPPPPRRGPAPPPPPRANASQAFPQHSTVPPVQTSFPSQNGYQSPPPPPTPPTTFNSIPPAAQASSAVHATSAPPPPPPPPMAPAQTTSAPPPPPPSFLTQPQNASALPPPPLPPVTTPASNGGFAETTGDVGRDALLASIRGAGGIGSLRKVDKSQLDRPSVLLQEAQGKPVAPNSPSGPPPSGGGSLADALAAALSQRKAKVGSGDYDNGDDW
- the CTS1 gene encoding chitinase (ancestral locus Anc_6.80), with the protein product MINSFLFQISLFFFTHLAFGFDLQSKQNVALYWGQNSAGSQQSLGSYCESTDADIYLLSFLYQFPTIGLDFSNACTTSFSDGVLHCSQIAQDIQKCQSLGKKVLLSLGGASGAYGFSDENSAKAFAHTLWNTFGEGTGATERPFDSSIVDGFDFDIENNNAVGYAALVKELRSLFATSTKQYYISAAPQCPYPDASVGDMLENADVDFAFIQFYNNYCNVGKSFNWDTWQNYAQSVSPNKNIKLYLGLPGSATAASTGYISDLSLLEDTISKVSGSGNFGGVAMWDASQAFSNKIDGQSYVSHVKSILSKCLGGSSTTTLSPSSSTASFFTTPSSTISSSTTSSSATVLTTATTSDAVRGLTTKFLTSATASSTASVSTTHTDARTTVLSNNPLTTTLSTSSTVERTTLQTSAQPTTTGSAAYAKAVSLNALYASGKYNGEETCTNGDIACSANGEFAICNFGTWVNMVCASGTTCFASESSDILTIGCNFASQKEKYIN
- a CDS encoding 40S ribosomal protein eS30 (ancestral locus Anc_6.83), producing the protein MGKVHGSLARAGKVKSQTPKVEKQEKPKKPKGRAYKRMLYTRRFVNVTLTNGKRRMNPGPSSQ